The Phoenix dactylifera cultivar Barhee BC4 chromosome 9, palm_55x_up_171113_PBpolish2nd_filt_p, whole genome shotgun sequence genome window below encodes:
- the LOC103704407 gene encoding auxin-responsive protein IAA1-like → MSTMSEMERSSTEMEVGYEETALTLGLPGGSRAGGSDQQERKHGFSETADLSHGSSGIETRRGGDLGDESPDCAASGAGRPPASKARVVGWPPVRSYRKNALRSCTYVKVAVDGAPYLRKVDLETYSGYHQLLIALQEMFSCFTIRDRRLVDLVKGTDYIPTYEDKDGDWMLVGDVPWKMFVASCKRLRLMKSSEAVNIAPRAPQ, encoded by the exons aTGTCGACGATGTCGGAGATGGAGAGGAGCTCGACGGAGATGGAGGTGGGCTACGAGGAGACAGCGCTGACCCTCGGCCTTCCCGGGGGTTCGAGGGCTGGCGGATCGGACCAGCAAGAGAGGAAGCACGGCTTCTCGGAGACCGCAGATCTGTCGCATGGGAGCTCCGGGATCGAGACACGCCGAGGAGGGGATCTCGGCGATGAGTCGCCGGATTGCGCGGCTTCCGGCGCCGGCAGACCCCCAGCGTCCAA GGCACGAGTGGTGGGTTGGCCGCCGGTGAGGTCTTACCGGAAGAACGCGTTGAGGAGCTGCACGTATGTGAAGGTGGCGGTGGACGGCGCACCTTACCTCCGCAAGGTGGACCTGGAGACCTACTCCGGCTACCACCAACTGTTAATTGCCCTCCAAGAGATGTTCTCCTGTTTCACCATCC GCGACCGGCGGCTGGTGGATCTCGTTAAGGGGACGGATTACATCCCCACGTATGAGGACAAGGACGGCGACTGGATGCTGGTAGGAGATGTCCCCTGGAA AATGTTTGTGGCATCATGCAAGCGGCTTCGGTTGATGAAAAGCTCAGAGGCTGTTAATATAG CCCCAAGAGCACCACAGTGA